From Streptomyces chrestomyceticus JCM 4735, one genomic window encodes:
- a CDS encoding response regulator transcription factor — MRVVLGEDLVLLREGMEHLLTAHGCTVVASVGSAPELLRALLDERPDVAVVDVRLPPGFSDEGVQVALEARRRVPGLPVLVLSQYVEQLYARELLADGAGAVGYLLKDRVLDSRQFVAAVRRVADGGTAMDPAVVERLLHNGPRREPLDLLTRRELEVLGLMAEGRSNAAVAEALFVTDKAIDKHINSIFTKLQLLPSKDDNRRVQAVLAYLTYVHHDHQEAVRPAAGTTRK, encoded by the coding sequence ATGCGTGTGGTTCTCGGGGAAGATCTGGTGCTCCTGCGGGAGGGCATGGAGCACCTGCTGACGGCCCACGGCTGCACGGTCGTCGCCTCCGTCGGCAGCGCGCCGGAGCTGCTGCGCGCCCTGCTCGACGAGCGGCCCGACGTGGCCGTCGTGGACGTACGGTTACCGCCGGGCTTCTCCGACGAGGGCGTCCAGGTCGCGCTGGAGGCCCGCCGCCGCGTCCCCGGCCTGCCCGTCCTGGTCCTCTCGCAGTACGTGGAGCAGTTGTACGCCCGTGAACTGCTCGCGGATGGCGCGGGAGCGGTCGGCTACCTCCTCAAGGACCGGGTGCTCGACAGCCGTCAGTTCGTCGCGGCGGTGCGCCGCGTCGCGGACGGCGGTACGGCCATGGACCCCGCGGTCGTCGAGCGGCTGCTGCACAACGGGCCGCGCCGCGAGCCCCTGGACCTCCTCACCCGGCGCGAGCTGGAGGTGCTGGGCCTGATGGCCGAGGGCAGGTCCAACGCCGCCGTCGCCGAGGCGCTGTTCGTCACGGACAAGGCGATCGACAAGCACATCAACAGCATCTTCACCAAGCTCCAGTTGCTGCCGTCCAAGGACGACAACCGCCGGGTGCAGGCGGTGCTGGCGTATCTGACGTATGTGCATCACGACCACCAGGAAGCGGTCCGGCCTGCGGCGGGCACCACGCGGAAGTAG
- the dcd gene encoding dCTP deaminase, whose product MLLSDKDIRTEIDAGRVRIDPYDESMVQPSSIDVRLDRYFRVFENHRYPHIDPAVEQQDLTREVVPEGDEAFILHPGEFVLASTYEVITLPDDLASRLEGKSSLGRLGLLTHSTAGFIDPGFSGHVTLELSNVATLPIKLWPGMKIGQLCMFRLTSAAEHPYGSAKYGSRYQGQRGPTPSRSFQNFHRTQV is encoded by the coding sequence GTGCTTCTCTCAGACAAGGACATCCGGACCGAGATCGACGCGGGCCGGGTCCGCATCGATCCCTATGACGAGTCGATGGTGCAGCCGTCGAGTATCGATGTGCGCCTCGACCGGTACTTCCGGGTGTTCGAGAACCACCGGTACCCGCACATCGACCCCGCCGTGGAGCAGCAGGACCTGACGCGCGAGGTGGTGCCGGAGGGGGACGAGGCGTTCATCCTGCACCCCGGCGAGTTCGTGCTCGCGTCGACGTACGAGGTCATCACGCTGCCCGACGATCTTGCTTCGCGGCTGGAGGGCAAGAGCTCGCTGGGGCGGCTGGGACTGCTGACGCACTCCACGGCCGGCTTCATCGACCCTGGTTTCAGCGGACATGTCACGCTGGAGCTGAGCAATGTCGCGACGCTGCCGATAAAGCTGTGGCCCGGCATGAAGATCGGGCAGCTTTGCATGTTCCGGCTGACGTCGGCCGCCGAGCACCCGTACGGCTCCGCCAAGTACGGCTCGCGGTACCAGGGCCAGCGGGGGCCGACGCCCTCGCGGTCGTTCCAGAATTTTCATCGGACACAGGTCTGA
- a CDS encoding alkaline phosphatase, whose protein sequence is MRRLRLSRRSVITGAAVVLATAAAVPAGAAAFGTADQAERAVRGGAAKNVILLIGDGMGDSEITLARDYTVGAAGRLNMDKFPMTGAYTTYAVDKNKKPDYVTDSAASGSGWATGHKTVNGRISKTPDTDKALPTILELAQRNGYATGSVTTAELTDATPAVLASHATDRSCQGPADMAKCPTDKISKGGPGSIAEQSVNHKVDVLLGGGKQRFDQKITEGPYKGLTVAEQARKLGYQVVTDRDALKRVKSVAGGKPVLGLFAPGNVPVEWTGKPAAVGGTDPQRCTTANPQRPQGTPALDEQAAKAIQLLEKKQKAQRGHGRDKGFFLQVEGASIDKQDHAADPCGQIGETAAFDRAVKVARDYAAKHPDTLVVTTADHGHSSQIVPLDAQPPGLSSTLVTDEGGKLKVNYSTNTPGKSQEHTGTQVRIAAQGPQAYRVLGVTDQTELFTTIRTALRLR, encoded by the coding sequence ATGCGAAGACTGCGCCTGTCCCGCCGCAGCGTCATCACCGGTGCCGCCGTGGTGCTGGCCACCGCCGCCGCCGTGCCCGCGGGAGCCGCCGCGTTCGGGACGGCGGACCAGGCGGAGCGGGCGGTCAGGGGCGGAGCGGCGAAGAACGTCATCCTGCTGATCGGCGACGGGATGGGCGACAGCGAGATCACCCTCGCCCGGGACTACACCGTGGGGGCCGCCGGGCGGCTGAACATGGACAAGTTCCCGATGACCGGCGCCTACACGACGTATGCCGTGGACAAGAACAAGAAGCCGGACTACGTCACCGACTCCGCGGCCAGCGGCAGCGGCTGGGCCACCGGCCACAAGACGGTCAACGGCCGGATCTCCAAGACGCCGGACACCGACAAGGCGCTGCCGACGATCCTGGAGCTGGCGCAGAGGAACGGTTACGCCACCGGCTCCGTCACCACCGCCGAGCTGACCGACGCCACCCCGGCCGTGCTCGCCTCGCACGCCACCGACCGAAGCTGCCAGGGCCCGGCCGACATGGCCAAGTGCCCCACCGACAAGATCAGCAAGGGCGGTCCCGGCTCGATCGCCGAGCAGAGCGTCAACCACAAGGTGGACGTGCTCCTCGGCGGGGGCAAGCAGCGCTTCGACCAGAAGATCACCGAGGGCCCGTACAAGGGTCTGACCGTGGCCGAGCAGGCCCGCAAGCTGGGCTACCAGGTCGTCACCGACCGCGACGCGCTCAAGCGGGTCAAGAGCGTCGCGGGCGGCAAGCCGGTGCTCGGCCTCTTCGCGCCGGGCAACGTGCCCGTGGAGTGGACCGGCAAGCCCGCCGCGGTCGGCGGCACCGACCCGCAGCGCTGCACGACCGCCAACCCGCAGCGGCCCCAGGGCACGCCCGCCCTGGACGAGCAGGCCGCCAAGGCCATCCAACTGCTGGAGAAGAAGCAGAAGGCGCAGCGCGGCCACGGCCGGGACAAGGGCTTCTTCCTCCAGGTCGAGGGCGCCTCGATCGACAAGCAGGACCACGCGGCCGACCCCTGCGGGCAGATCGGCGAGACCGCGGCGTTCGACCGCGCGGTGAAGGTGGCGCGGGACTACGCCGCCAAGCACCCCGACACGCTCGTCGTCACCACGGCCGACCACGGCCACTCCAGCCAGATCGTGCCGCTGGACGCCCAGCCGCCCGGCCTCTCCTCGACGCTCGTCACCGACGAGGGCGGCAAGCTGAAGGTCAACTACTCGACCAACACGCCGGGCAAGTCGCAGGAGCACACCGGTACGCAGGTCCGGATCGCCGCGCAGGGCCCGCAGGCGTACCGCGTCCTCGGCGTCACCGACCAGACGGAACTGTTCACCACGATCCGCACCGCGCTGCGGCTGCGGTGA
- a CDS encoding D-alanyl-D-alanine carboxypeptidase family protein, translated as MTARVLTARAAAVAGGALLALSPLTVQAAQATPPTQNAPSTHTFQTSQTPRPAQTAPVIAAKGASLVDGATGTSLFGKEADTVRPIASTAKIMAASVVLDTQGVDLERKVPVKQEYRDFVTQHGSSTADLQTGDKLTVRQLLYAALLPSGADAAYALADTFGTGSTNDERTASFIAQMNQKAGELGLSHTKFDSFDGAGTDASTPNELVRLARHAMQNDTFRTVVKTKQYKGEAPAANGRTRYYTWNNTNQLLGSYDGVIGIKTGTTTPAGDCLVFAATRGDKTLYGTVLNSKDRYADAAKLLDHGFGTTKAKTLKLRTLPANAQRD; from the coding sequence TTGACTGCCAGAGTCCTGACTGCGCGAGCAGCAGCCGTCGCAGGCGGCGCCCTGCTCGCCCTCTCCCCCCTGACCGTGCAGGCCGCTCAGGCCACACCCCCCACGCAGAACGCCCCCTCCACCCACACCTTCCAGACCTCGCAGACCCCGCGGCCCGCCCAGACCGCACCCGTCATCGCGGCCAAGGGCGCGAGCCTGGTCGACGGCGCGACCGGCACCTCCCTCTTCGGCAAGGAGGCGGACACGGTCCGCCCCATCGCCAGCACGGCCAAGATCATGGCCGCCTCCGTGGTGCTCGACACCCAGGGCGTCGACCTGGAGCGGAAGGTCCCCGTCAAGCAGGAGTACCGGGACTTCGTCACCCAGCACGGCTCCAGCACCGCGGACCTCCAGACCGGTGACAAGCTCACCGTCCGCCAACTGCTCTACGCCGCCCTGCTGCCCTCCGGCGCCGACGCCGCCTACGCCCTCGCCGACACCTTCGGCACCGGCAGCACCAACGACGAGCGCACCGCCTCCTTCATCGCCCAGATGAACCAGAAGGCCGGCGAACTCGGCCTCTCCCACACCAAGTTCGACTCCTTCGACGGCGCGGGCACCGACGCCAGCACCCCCAACGAGCTGGTCCGGCTCGCCCGCCACGCCATGCAGAACGACACCTTCCGCACGGTCGTCAAGACCAAGCAGTACAAGGGCGAGGCACCCGCGGCCAACGGCCGCACCCGCTACTACACCTGGAACAACACCAACCAGCTCCTCGGCTCCTACGACGGCGTCATCGGTATCAAGACCGGCACCACCACCCCGGCCGGCGACTGCCTGGTCTTCGCCGCCACCCGAGGCGACAAGACCCTCTACGGCACCGTCCTCAACAGCAAGGACCGCTACGCCGACGCCGCCAAGCTGCTCGACCACGGCTTCGGCACCACCAAGGCCAAAACACTGAAACTGCGCACCCTCCCGGCGAACGCGCAGCGCGACTGA
- a CDS encoding MFS transporter, with amino-acid sequence MPQTTEQRAGEPAPTAAHPLPDPTAAALEAPEGARRTGSGAVVPVLAFAGIVVAVMQTMLVPVIKDLPTLLATAPSNATWVMTATLLTGAVATPIMGRLGDLYGKRRMLLTSLAFMVLGSLICGFTVDMTTMLVGRALQGFAMGAIPLGIGIMRDELPRERLGSAMALMSSSIGVGGGLALPAASLVAQQADWHALFFGAAGLGVLAMLLSVALVPETSVRATGRFDVLGAIGLTGGLVCLLLPITKGSDWGWGSSTTLGLFGGAVALLLLWGLYELRVAAPLVDLRTTARREVLLTNLTSIMVGVAFYAISLVLPQLLQLPASTGYGLGQSMVVAGLCVAPLGLTMMLTAPVYARISARRGPKATLMLGMLIIAVGYGTGLGLMSAAWQTVIISVIVGAGIGLAYSSLPALIVGAVDPSETSAANGLNTLMRSIGTSVSSAVIGMVLAHMSAPAGAVSVPTMAGFRTSFAIATGAVAVGLVLAAFLPSQRAASRPQLLARGGEESGSFELVAPGGDGEGSASDGEKVSASGGEKGSASEGEKGSAPGSGRRTDSASATTPASIHVTAPRPGSHRIHGTLLGGIDGTPLHGGRVVLTDTHGAVVATTTADAQGSWELTGLMPGGFTLVLSATGHRPLARSLMSPGTPARQDARLAPAAAVRGTVRDPHGRPLPDAAVTLQDQGGSPAVHTVTGPDGTFAFTGLAGGAYTLTAAGYPPHADRVTLAAGDRERRLDLDLTHEAARRPLP; translated from the coding sequence ATGCCGCAGACGACGGAACAGCGCGCCGGGGAACCGGCGCCCACCGCCGCGCACCCCCTGCCCGACCCCACCGCAGCAGCCCTGGAAGCTCCCGAAGGGGCCCGGCGGACCGGTAGCGGCGCCGTCGTCCCCGTCCTCGCCTTCGCCGGCATCGTCGTCGCCGTCATGCAGACGATGCTCGTACCGGTCATCAAGGACCTGCCGACCCTCCTGGCCACCGCCCCGAGCAACGCCACCTGGGTGATGACGGCGACGCTGCTCACCGGCGCCGTCGCCACCCCCATCATGGGCCGGCTCGGCGATCTGTACGGCAAGCGCCGGATGCTGCTGACGAGCCTGGCATTCATGGTCCTCGGCTCGCTGATCTGCGGCTTTACGGTTGACATGACCACGATGCTGGTGGGCAGGGCGCTACAGGGCTTCGCCATGGGCGCCATCCCGCTCGGCATCGGCATCATGCGCGACGAGCTGCCCCGGGAACGCCTCGGCTCGGCCATGGCGCTGATGAGTTCGTCCATCGGCGTCGGCGGCGGCCTCGCGCTGCCCGCCGCGTCCCTGGTCGCCCAGCAGGCCGACTGGCACGCGCTGTTCTTCGGCGCCGCGGGCCTGGGCGTCCTGGCCATGCTGCTCAGCGTGGCCCTCGTACCCGAGACCTCCGTACGGGCCACCGGCCGCTTCGACGTCCTCGGCGCCATCGGGCTGACCGGCGGCCTGGTCTGCCTGCTGCTGCCGATCACCAAGGGCAGTGACTGGGGCTGGGGTTCGTCCACCACCCTCGGGCTCTTCGGCGGCGCGGTCGCCCTGCTGCTCCTGTGGGGGCTGTACGAACTGCGCGTCGCCGCGCCGCTGGTGGACCTGCGCACCACCGCCCGCCGCGAGGTCCTGCTCACCAACCTCACGTCCATCATGGTCGGCGTCGCCTTCTACGCGATCTCCCTCGTCCTGCCGCAGCTCCTCCAGCTCCCGGCGTCCACCGGGTACGGGCTGGGCCAGTCGATGGTGGTGGCGGGCCTGTGCGTGGCGCCGCTCGGCCTGACGATGATGCTCACCGCCCCCGTGTACGCGCGGATATCCGCCCGGCGCGGCCCCAAGGCCACCCTCATGCTCGGCATGCTGATCATCGCCGTCGGGTACGGCACCGGGCTCGGCCTGATGAGCGCCGCCTGGCAGACCGTGATCATCTCGGTGATCGTCGGCGCGGGCATCGGCCTGGCGTACTCCTCGCTGCCCGCCCTGATCGTCGGTGCCGTCGACCCGTCGGAGACCAGCGCCGCCAACGGTCTCAACACCCTGATGCGCTCGATCGGCACGTCCGTGTCGAGCGCCGTCATCGGCATGGTGCTGGCCCACATGTCCGCCCCGGCGGGGGCCGTATCGGTGCCCACCATGGCCGGGTTCCGCACCTCGTTCGCCATCGCCACCGGCGCGGTCGCCGTCGGACTCGTCCTGGCGGCTTTCCTGCCGTCCCAGCGCGCGGCGTCCCGACCGCAGTTGCTCGCGCGCGGCGGGGAGGAGAGCGGAAGCTTCGAGCTGGTCGCTCCGGGCGGCGACGGAGAGGGCAGCGCCTCGGACGGCGAGAAGGTGAGTGCTTCCGGCGGCGAGAAGGGCAGCGCTTCGGAAGGGGAGAAGGGCAGCGCCCCGGGCAGCGGTCGGCGGACGGATTCCGCGAGCGCCACCACGCCCGCGTCGATCCACGTCACCGCACCCCGGCCCGGCTCCCACCGCATCCACGGCACCCTGCTCGGCGGCATCGACGGCACCCCGCTCCACGGCGGACGCGTCGTCCTCACCGACACGCACGGCGCGGTCGTGGCCACCACGACGGCCGACGCACAGGGCAGTTGGGAACTGACCGGACTCATGCCCGGGGGCTTCACCCTGGTACTGAGCGCCACGGGCCACCGCCCGCTCGCGCGTTCACTCATGTCTCCCGGCACACCCGCACGTCAGGATGCCCGGCTCGCTCCGGCGGCCGCGGTCCGCGGCACCGTACGGGACCCGCACGGACGCCCGCTGCCGGACGCCGCCGTCACTCTTCAAGATCAGGGCGGTTCACCCGCCGTCCACACCGTGACCGGTCCGGACGGCACCTTCGCCTTCACCGGACTCGCTGGCGGCGCCTACACGCTGACGGCCGCCGGCTACCCGCCGCACGCCGACCGGGTCACGCTCGCCGCCGGTGACCGGGAACGCCGCCTCGACCTGGACCTCACTCACGAGGCCGCCAGGAGGCCGCTTCCATAG
- a CDS encoding sensor histidine kinase gives MRQGRNWFTAGWAAMGRGLSMFFVGLLAVVLAWVALTGMSLVLLGFGLFLVPGLVAALRWAANAQRRLTGKTGVPIGEPYRPVPRAAGGWKGAWRRCKAVFADSATWRDVLWAQCAVTVTGLLAIVPFGMLAHGLFGMALPFIWEPVTGAWDGTWYLFVPVRSQETAWIAGGLGLAEIPVGLLIAPYVLRLHARITRSLLAPTAKAEMGLRVEHLARTRTDAVDSSAAEIRRIERDLHDGAQARLLAMGMKLDAAESLLDENPEAVRTLLAETRDASMRALEELRDLVRGIHPPVLADRGLVDAVRSLALESRLQAQVTADLPSRPEPAVESAAYFAVCELLTNATKHSGAQRVLIDIQYRSGALAVSVTDDGNGGAGLELENGSGLRGIQRRLAAFDGTLGISSPAGGPTVVSFQVPCALTVMS, from the coding sequence GTGCGCCAGGGACGCAACTGGTTCACCGCCGGCTGGGCAGCCATGGGGCGCGGGCTGAGCATGTTCTTCGTCGGCCTGCTCGCCGTCGTCCTCGCCTGGGTCGCCCTCACCGGGATGTCCCTGGTGCTGCTCGGGTTCGGTCTCTTCCTCGTGCCGGGTCTGGTCGCGGCCCTGCGATGGGCGGCGAACGCGCAGCGGCGCCTGACCGGGAAGACGGGGGTGCCGATCGGTGAGCCGTACCGGCCCGTGCCCCGCGCTGCGGGCGGCTGGAAGGGCGCCTGGCGCCGCTGCAAGGCGGTCTTCGCCGACAGCGCCACCTGGCGCGACGTGCTGTGGGCGCAGTGCGCCGTCACCGTGACCGGCCTCCTCGCGATCGTCCCGTTCGGGATGCTCGCGCACGGCCTGTTCGGGATGGCGCTGCCGTTCATCTGGGAGCCGGTGACCGGTGCCTGGGATGGCACCTGGTACCTGTTCGTCCCCGTACGCAGCCAGGAGACCGCCTGGATCGCCGGCGGCCTCGGACTGGCCGAGATCCCCGTCGGCCTGCTGATCGCCCCGTACGTGCTGCGCCTGCACGCCCGCATCACGCGCTCCCTGCTGGCACCCACCGCCAAGGCCGAGATGGGCCTGCGGGTGGAGCACCTGGCCCGCACCCGTACCGATGCCGTCGACTCGTCCGCGGCCGAGATCCGCCGCATCGAGCGCGACCTGCACGACGGGGCACAGGCCCGGCTGCTGGCCATGGGCATGAAGCTGGACGCCGCCGAATCGCTGCTGGACGAGAACCCCGAGGCCGTCCGTACGCTGCTGGCCGAGACCCGCGACGCCTCCATGCGCGCGCTGGAGGAGCTGCGCGACCTCGTCCGCGGCATCCACCCGCCGGTGCTCGCCGACCGCGGCCTCGTCGACGCCGTCCGCTCGCTCGCCCTGGAGAGCCGCCTCCAGGCCCAGGTGACCGCGGACCTGCCGTCCCGCCCGGAGCCGGCCGTGGAGTCCGCCGCCTACTTCGCCGTCTGCGAGCTGCTGACCAACGCCACCAAGCACTCCGGTGCGCAGCGGGTCCTGATCGACATCCAGTACCGCTCCGGCGCGCTCGCCGTCAGCGTCACCGACGACGGCAACGGCGGTGCGGGCCTGGAGCTGGAGAACGGCAGCGGCCTCCGGGGCATCCAGCGGCGGCTGGCCGCCTTCGACGGCACCCTCGGCATCAGCAGCCCGGCGGGCGGCCCGACGGTCGTCAGTTTCCAGGTGCCCTGCGCGTTGACGGTCATGTCCTGA
- a CDS encoding GNAT family N-acetyltransferase, translated as MTTHRPAVRPATHADLPRALRTLDRAFADYPFTRHTIAADDHAARLHRSNELFVARIGLAHGRVWVADDGDAVAVWTTPETAAGEVFAELGPRFAEIAGDRAEASAQAEAAMGVHRPGEPVWFLGSVGVDPGCQGRGLGRAVIRPGLEAAEAAGVPAFLETSDERNVGFYERLGFEVTADYPLPGGGPHTWAMTRKPGV; from the coding sequence ATGACCACGCACCGTCCCGCCGTCCGGCCCGCCACCCACGCGGACCTTCCCCGCGCCCTGCGCACGCTGGACCGCGCGTTCGCCGACTACCCCTTCACCCGCCACACCATCGCGGCCGACGACCACGCCGCCCGTCTGCACCGCTCCAACGAACTGTTCGTCGCCCGGATCGGGCTGGCGCACGGCCGGGTGTGGGTGGCCGACGACGGCGACGCGGTGGCCGTGTGGACCACCCCGGAGACGGCGGCGGGCGAGGTCTTCGCCGAACTCGGGCCACGATTCGCGGAGATCGCCGGGGACCGCGCCGAGGCGTCCGCGCAGGCCGAGGCCGCCATGGGCGTGCACCGCCCCGGTGAGCCCGTGTGGTTCCTCGGCTCGGTGGGGGTCGATCCCGGCTGCCAGGGCCGCGGTCTGGGACGCGCGGTGATCCGTCCTGGGCTGGAGGCCGCCGAGGCGGCCGGGGTGCCCGCCTTCCTGGAGACCTCCGACGAGCGCAATGTGGGCTTCTACGAGCGCCTCGGGTTCGAGGTGACCGCCGACTACCCGCTCCCGGGCGGCGGGCCGCACACCTGGGCGATGACACGCAAACCGGGCGTCTGA
- a CDS encoding TerD family protein encodes MGVSLAKGGNVSLSKEAPGLTAVTVGLGWDVRTTTGADYDLDASALLCNESGKVVSDRHFVFYNNLTSPDGSVQHTGDNLTGEGEGDDESVNVNLAGVPAEVTKIVFPVSIHDAQSRGQSFGQVRNAFIRVVNQADGAELARYDLTEDASTETAMVFGELYRHGAEWKFRAVGQGYASGLAGIAADFGVNV; translated from the coding sequence ATGGGAGTCTCGCTGGCCAAGGGCGGCAACGTCTCGCTGTCGAAGGAGGCGCCCGGCCTGACCGCCGTGACGGTGGGCCTCGGCTGGGACGTCCGGACGACCACCGGCGCCGACTACGACCTCGACGCGAGCGCCCTGCTGTGCAACGAGTCGGGCAAGGTCGTCTCGGACCGGCACTTCGTCTTCTACAACAACCTCACCAGCCCGGACGGCTCGGTCCAGCACACCGGTGACAACCTGACCGGTGAGGGCGAGGGCGACGACGAGTCGGTCAACGTGAACCTGGCGGGCGTGCCCGCCGAGGTCACCAAGATCGTCTTCCCGGTCTCCATCCACGACGCGCAGTCCCGCGGCCAGAGCTTCGGCCAGGTCCGCAACGCGTTCATCCGCGTCGTCAACCAGGCGGACGGCGCCGAGCTGGCCCGCTACGACCTGACCGAGGACGCCTCCACCGAGACCGCCATGGTCTTCGGTGAGCTGTACCGGCACGGCGCGGAGTGGAAGTTCCGCGCCGTCGGCCAGGGCTACGCGTCCGGCCTGGCCGGCATCGCGGCGGACTTCGGCGTCAACGTCTGA
- a CDS encoding tellurite resistance TerB family protein, producing MALWDRIKDSAQTMQTQLVAKKNELKSGAFRDASMAMCALVAAADGHVDPSERQRVAQLIATNEVLQNFAADDLRRRFDTYLDKLTADFDFGKVGLMQEIGKVKKKPVEARAVIQIGIVIGGADGDFDKTEQAVVREVCYALDIPPAEFDL from the coding sequence ATGGCTCTGTGGGACCGGATCAAGGATTCCGCCCAGACGATGCAGACCCAGCTCGTCGCGAAGAAGAACGAACTGAAGAGCGGCGCCTTCCGGGACGCAAGCATGGCGATGTGCGCGCTCGTCGCCGCCGCCGACGGCCACGTCGACCCCTCCGAGCGGCAGCGGGTGGCCCAGCTCATCGCCACCAACGAGGTGCTGCAGAACTTCGCCGCCGACGATCTGCGCCGCCGCTTCGACACCTACCTGGACAAGCTGACCGCCGACTTCGACTTCGGCAAGGTCGGCCTGATGCAGGAGATCGGCAAGGTGAAGAAGAAGCCGGTCGAGGCGCGTGCCGTCATCCAGATCGGCATCGTCATCGGCGGCGCCGACGGCGACTTCGACAAGACCGAGCAGGCCGTCGTGCGCGAGGTCTGCTACGCGCTGGACATCCCGCCGGCCGAGTTCGACCTCTGA
- a CDS encoding DUF6344 domain-containing protein: MATTKVTKLWTAFLVVIVKFLAALGFRTPAASSVAFAAIPAPAEGEARGTTAAPAAGAREVTAPPGSRKHAAPGASESPHADRDFGYPGTAPLFAAPRMMYGRTLPPTMKQRIRAEAHGAAPSSRCVQSDAFDAPYAAPYPAPYSAPVGAPPARAAAVPSPRGAVPAARRPERVLCPA, from the coding sequence ATGGCCACCACCAAGGTCACGAAACTCTGGACCGCCTTCCTCGTCGTCATCGTCAAGTTCCTCGCCGCGCTGGGGTTCCGCACCCCCGCGGCCTCCTCCGTCGCCTTCGCCGCGATCCCCGCGCCGGCCGAAGGAGAGGCGCGCGGCACGACCGCCGCGCCCGCCGCCGGGGCGAGGGAGGTGACCGCGCCGCCCGGCAGCAGGAAGCACGCGGCGCCGGGCGCTTCCGAAAGCCCGCACGCCGACCGTGACTTCGGGTACCCGGGCACCGCGCCACTGTTCGCCGCACCCCGGATGATGTACGGGCGGACCCTGCCGCCGACGATGAAGCAGCGCATCCGCGCCGAGGCGCACGGCGCGGCCCCCAGCTCCCGCTGCGTGCAGTCCGACGCCTTCGACGCCCCGTACGCGGCTCCGTATCCCGCCCCGTACAGCGCCCCCGTCGGCGCCCCGCCGGCCCGTGCCGCCGCGGTCCCGTCGCCCCGCGGCGCGGTGCCTGCCGCCCGTCGCCCCGAGCGCGTCCTCTGCCCGGCCTGA